The Nodosilinea sp. PGN35 genomic sequence GAGCGCTTTGACCTGCTCTTGATAGCTCCCTCCGGCAGCAATCACGTAGTCTTTGACCAACAGATCGTCATCGCCATCGCCATCAATGTCGCCCTGGCTGAGCAGGCTGTAGTCATCATAGGGTCTTGATTTGCGATGGCTGAGGGGCGAGCGATCAAAGCCGCCATTGCCATCGCCCCACAGTATATTGACCGATGGATTAGCAGCAAGATAGCCGTAGCCCCGCTCCAGCACAATGAGATCGGTATTACCGTCGCGATCTAAATCGGTTGTTTTAACACTGCTACCGGCCTCCAAACCAAAAATTGGCTGTCCGCCACTGAAGTTGCCTTGTCCATCACCATAAAAGATAGACAGGCTGCCATTCTCTCTACTGTCATTAGTGGTGATGTAGTCAAGCTTGCCGTCGTTGTTGATATCAGCGGTAACCACACTGGAGGGATTATTAGAGCGCGTAATCCGTCCGGTGAAGAAGTCGCTCCTAGGCGTGTTAGCGCGAGAAACCTCGTCGTCTACGCTCAGCAGATTACCCCGCTCATCGTAGGTATAGAGGGTTTCTTGCCCCCGACCACCAAGTCGTCGAGTCACAAGATTGCTGCTGTTGCGCTCTATTGAGCCTTGGAAGCCACCACCGTCGATGGCCGAGATCATCTGCCCAGCAGCATCTAGGGAGGATTGGGACACACTGCCATTACCATCCGCGTAGGTTGTTACCGCTGGGTCGCCGATGGAGGCTATAGCATTGCCATTGGGGTTAGCGGTCTGCTCCGGTCGATAAAGCCCTTGGGCTAAGGAAGGTGCTACTCGCACCACTGAACCATCTTTTTGCACAGCATGGGTAGCACGGCCAAAGGCATCGTAGAATGCCTGCTCGCGATTTCCCCGCTGATCGATCTCTCCGGTCATGTGATGCTCGGTATCGTACTCAAAGGTGCGCTGGGATGCATCAGGATCGGTAATTTTAGTCAGGTTGCCAGCGCCGTCGTACTGAAACCGTGTAATCCGGCTAGCCGGGTCTGTAATCGTCTCTACTTTCCCCAATCCGTTGTAGGTAAAGACGGTTTCTAGATTCGCTGGATCAATGATCTTTTCAAGCTGAGCCGCAGCGTTGTAGATGTGCTGGGTACGATTGCCATTTCGGTCCACGACTGAGATGAGCCGGTTGCTGCTATCAAAGGTGTATACCGTCTGGTCTTTAGTCGTGCGTTGGAACGTACCATCACCTAACTTCTCAAAAACGGTGAAGTCCCCAGGCGGAGATTGATAGTGTTCTCCAGCACGGGTCGGAGCCTTAAAGAGCAGCTCAGAGCCATCTCCATCAATTAGCAAAAGGGAGCCATCGGCATTTTCGACAATCTGCTGCACGCCAGCAATGCCCCATCCGCTGCCAAAAGCACTATTGACCGTATTCACATGGATGAGCTGCCCTGTTTGAGCCTTAGAGCTGCCTACAAACTGTATATCGAGGGAATTTAGATAAATCCCGGCAGATAGGTCAAATTTGTATATCCCTGATGCTATATCTCGTAAATCCGCCTGTAGGCTCCCGGTAACTGGCCCTGTCTGATTAGGAATACGCCAGAAATGCTCGCCTCCGTCTAGGCCCAAACCACCGCTGTAACCAGGCACGGTGTAACCCAAACCGTTGATGTCAAGGGTCATTTCGGCAATGAGCCGGAGACGTTCAGTAAAGCCTGGAGCTAGGGCATTAGCATCTACCTCACCAAAACCAACCTGTACGATCGGTCTTGCATCAGCTCGCAAGGAATCATAAACCAGCTGCACCCCTCGATCTTCGCCAAGAGATTGATAACTTGCCAAAGCGTGGGTTTCAATAACGGCTCCTGTTTGGAACTCAACTTCAGAGTTGAAGCCACCCGTTTGTGTACAAGAGTTGCAGCTCTGCTCTGCGAAGAGAACTTCGAACTCATCTGGCACTCGCGCAAAGAAGTGCCAGGAGCTGTTGCGGATACCGCCTTCAACGGTTTCAACAATGCTGCCATCCACCGAGACCCGCCCAGTGCCGACAACTTCGAAGTCTCCAGTATTGAGATTGATCGACCACAAATCCATCTCCGTTCCCGGTGCCCAGCCCGCGCGATTAGGCAAACTCAAGGGTGCAGGCTGAGTAAACACCATATCCCCAGGCTGAATAGTCACGACCAAATCTGGCGATAACCCCTCTGGCAGAGCCGCTGGGGTAAAGTCGGGGGGCACTTCGGTGATGCTGAGGCTGCCGGTGAAGACAGTACCCTCTCGGCTTTCTAATGTATTGGCTGCGACAAAAACAGATGCGCTCAGAACGCTGTTGGTAACAGTCGTGTTGCCGTTAGCATCAGTTGTTTGGCTGTTGCTGGCTAAATCGAGCGCTGGCAGGTAGATTGGACGCTCAATGACGTTGTCAACGCCAGCATAGACCTCGCGACCGAGCAGCAGGTTCAGCTTTTCGGCCACGAAGGGATAATCGCCGCTGGTCAGTTCATCGCCAAAGACCTTTAACGTATCGGCGGAACCGGCTGGGGTAAAGCTCAAATCGTGGCTCATGAACTGCCCCCAGATCAGCATGAAGCCTGTCATGCCGTTGGGGTCGGGGATGGAGGTGTCTTGGGCAAAAATCGTGTTGCTAATGACGCGGGCATTGGGGCGGTCTGCCCCACCGGGAGTACGAATGCCATCGCCATATTCCTGGGTGTAGTTAACTCCCATAAGACTGCCGACGGTACCTGGGGTAGCCGCATTGTGGCCGCTGCCGTCAATGGGGGCATAGTCGGTGACCGTAGCGGCGGCAGTCGTGCCGCCTGCCGTAGGGGCGATCGGGCTGATCAGTGAAGAAAAGACGTAGTTGGGCAGGTCGGTAATATCGGTATTGCGCTCAACCAGTGTCGCCAGCGTTGTCCCCCGAATGAACGCTAGCTCTGCTGTTGTAAACTGACCATTCTCATACCAATACTTATCCCCGTCCCGCAGGCGAATGAACTGATCGGCGATGACCGCCTGGAGCAGCTCACCGACAAGCGCACCCGGTAGGGCTTCTTCCGCTAGGCCACCGACAAAAACATCAATATTGTTGACATCGCCGTAGAGATTGGCCAGAGCCGATTGAATAGTGGTATCAGAGGTAATATCGGCAAAGCTGGTGACGGGGGCCAAGCCAAAGTCAATGCGAGCTTGGTTGTAGTCTGGCAACCCAAGCTCTCGCCCCCGCTGAATGTTGACGGCATCCAGGTCGATACCGCCTGAGCCGGGAGGGCCAAACAGCGTGTTGCGAAGCTCGTTAATGACTTTGGTATCAATCTTTTGGGTCTGCTGCTCGTATAGACCGCGCAAAATGCTGTCTATGCCATTTTGTTGAACTAGCCTTGGGTTAAACGTGGCTTCTCGTACAGAAACCCCAGTCACTTGGCCAATGTCATCCTTGAGCAAAAATTCGCTAAAAGCTTGGGTATGACCAAAGCGAAAACTGGATGCTGCGAACAAGTGGCTGACACTGGCATCCAGCGTATTGTTGTGACCGGTGTAGGTGGGTATCGTCGCATTACCCAGCAGCAGCGGCAGATACTCAGCATAGGTAATGTGTTGAATTTGAGCCGTGACGAGTTTGCGAGCCTGCTCATAAATATCGTTGTCGCTCAAGCCGGGGTTGGCCAGAGCAATTTCATCCGCCAGCCGGTTATGCTCCCGCACAAAGACGGTATGCATCGACATGAGCGCAATATTTTCATTGGCTCGCTCATCCCCAGTGGCGAATAGCATACCTGGGTCGTCCAGGCTGCGGTTCTCGTTAGCAAGGGGGCCATTGGGGAAATAGGCCGCGTTGTTGAGCGGCAGCAGATCGTTGGGGCTCACTTTCAGCCGACCGGTGCCATCCAGGGTGCGCAGGGCATTGGCTCGGTTGGCATTGCTACCGTAGACAACGCCGCCATCTAAAAAGCTGGTGACCAGGTTGGGGTGCCGCAGGGGATTGGTCGTTGAGGTGCCGGTGGTGCCATCGAAGGTGGTGCGGCGCAGGTCGATAAACTGTTTACCAGTAAAGAAGGGGTCAAACGCAGGATCCCCCAAGGGCACGGTGATATCAATTTCTTCGGTCGGGAAACTGCTATTCGGCAGGGTGAAGGTAAAGTACCCGCCCGCATCGGTCACGGTTTGCAGGCGACCCAGCTCAAGGGGAAGGTTGACGAGGGGATTGCCGTTGGTATCGAGAATCTGCCCCGAAATGCGGGTGGTTGTGACGGGGTCAGGTTCGACGGTCAAACTGACCGTCTGGGTTGTCTCTAACACACCATCGCTAGCCACTAGCGTAAATTCGTAGCTGCCGACCTGCCCTGGGGTGGGTTCAAAGATGAGATTGCCAGCTCCGTCTAACTGCCCCTTCGGTAAAGGGTCGTTGCTTCGCAGGGAGAAGGTGACAGAATCGCCATCGGCATCTGTAGCGGTCAAAGGCATAGTAAGTTTTGCCCCTGGGCGTACCGTGAGCGGATCGATCGATGGCAGCACGGGGGCTTGATTGGGGCCGCCGCTGAGGACGGTGGCACTGAGCGCCAGCCGGGCTAGATTTGGGTTGCTGAACGTTAGCTCGACGGCATCGGAGAGGGCATTAGCCAAAAGGCCCCCAGGGGCGATCGCAGGAGCCAGCGTAATGTAAGGATTACCATTGCCATCGCTGCCGCTGGCGTTAGTCAAACTAACCCCTGCCGGTAAGTTTTGCAGTACTACGGCGACCTGACGATTGATAGCATCGCCCTGATTCTTAACCCGCAGTTCTGCGATGTAGTTGCCGGTGACGTTATTGAAGCGAATGTTGCTAAGCTGTACAGCCACAGCCGGGTTGACCGTTAAAGTCGATAAATCAATCGCGTCACCCACGGGTGTCAGGTTGGGTTTGACCGGAAACAGCGGCGACTCTACACCATCGGGATCAACACTGTTGGTCAGGTTGCTAATTCTGACGTAGCTACCGGTATCCGTATCGTGATTGAGCAGCTGAAAGACCAGTTGCCCCTGATTTAACGCCTTCAAACTGCTGAGGTCAATTTCAACGCTGCGTCCGTCGTAGCGCACTAAACCCGGCGTATAGTCGGCCTTGTTGCCAGCTAGCGAGAATAGAGCTGTGCCAGGCTGACCATTGCCTAAAAGCGTTTGGGTTGGATTGCTGGGATCAACCAGGTAGACCAACAGCTGATCTTCTGCCAGGCGGCTGGTATCGCTCGTGTCGAATCGAGGGTCGAGGTCAAAGCGTAGCGTTCGAGAGCCTGCGCTTTGACCCAGATCGATATCCAGGGTAGTGGCGGTTACAAAACTGTTTTCTTCGCCAATCAATATCGTTTCGGCGGTTTCTGCCACCCATCCCTGACTGCCAGTCGGCCCAAGGATGAAATCGTTCGCCACTTGAAAGTCAATGGTTTGAGTGGTAGCGTTGCCCGCTTTGTCGGCAAAGTTTAAGACTAGCTGATGGTTGCCTACCGTCAGGCCGTTAGTGTTTAGAGCCTGGCTAAACTGTTTGTCACTGCCCACCTGTACGGTGGTACTTTGCCCATCGACAATGGCTTGTGCAATTCCAAGCCCTGAGCCAGTCTCCTGCACCTCACCAATCAAACGCGCTGTGGTGCTGTGATCGCCCCCTTCTAGCGGCGTCAGTAAGGTTACCCCCGGAGCAATGGTGTCCAGGGTGAACGCTACCGTGAAAGGATTTGAAACATTGCCTCGATTGTCTGCGGCAATGAATTTTAGAGTGTGGGCTCCATCGGCTAATTGCCCCCCTGCAATGGCGTTAATCCGGCTAGCTGTGAGGTTAAAGCGTCGATCCGATTGCAAGGTATCGAGGATACTGACGTACTGCCCTACTGGGGCATTGTCGAGGCCCACGTCAAACCGAACAATGGTGTTGTAGTCAATAACAGTGCCGCTGATGCTGGCATCGTTCGTGATTTTATCGCTACCGCTGATGCCGCTATCGGTGGTGAGAGACGCATTAAGTCGTGGCGCGTAGATATCGAGCAGCCTTTCCAGCAATAGAATACTATCTTCGACAATCCCGCCAATGCTTGACAATGCAACCGCAGAATCCGGCGAAACTACTAGCGATTGACCGATTAGCTCGTCCTCACCAGTCGTGCTACCTGTCAAGGATGGCAATGCCGGGGCATCAGCAGAGAAAGCTGTAGTGGGATTGATGGGATTTACCAAAAACCCTTCTGTTTCAATAGGCGAAGGTGTCAGGGGTAAAACCTGTGGTGTGACGGGTAGCAGCCGTGCTGTATTTGATTGGGCTGATAGACCTAAAGACGTCAGATCAGTCTCGTTAATTCCGAGTCCTGATGAATCATGGCTAGAGGGCGCGCCAAAAGAAGCCCCTGATGAGGGGTTGAGCGATTCGTTGCCATTCATAGTAGATGTACCCTAGGTCAACACAGCACGTTAAGAAGCCGCACCACAGGTGCCCTCACCTACGCAAAGTGATGAAGGCGGCTGCTATACAACTCACCGAACTTGGTCTTAAGCAGGAACTCTAAAAACAGGAACTCAAAAAGCTGAAGCGTTCATGAAGAACACTGATTCGCGTCAATCTTAGGCATTGGCTGAATCTAATGGGTTGCGTAGGATTACGGATATTGCTTTTTGGGTAGAGAAAAATTCTGCGAATTCTTACGGACACCACCAGAAGTTTTCATGAAAAGTCCTACTATTTCAAGGGTTTTCACAGGCATTGCTTTACTAAATAATTGATGGCTTCTTTTCGTTATCGCACGCAAGCACGAGGATTGGTGAATTTGGTTGTAACCAAATCTGTAGAATGTGCGAAGTTGTGTAGCGTCTTCTTAAGGCTTGAGTTGTCTAACTACCTATTTCGTAATGTCCTGGTCGGCAGCGTTCTCTAGTGAGGTTGGAGTGAAGGTTACTCTCGCCAGCTTTTAAGTTTTGATTTATATCTTTAGTCATAGCGTCTTTTGCGTTGCTGGATAGCCCATTCCCCTTCACCACTTCCCTGGCCACTTCCGTAATTCTGCTCAAGTACCCCTCTGATCTCCCTAGCGCCACCGCTGCTCCGTGCCACTGCCACAACTTCGACAGCTCCGGGTGACTCTGTTGCCATCCATTCCCTGCCCCCTCTGGATTGATCAGCACCTCATTCCAGTCCTTCCCCTGGTTCGGTGTCAGCCGTTCCACTCCCGGTACCTGCTGTGCCACCCGCCAGGCCATGGTCTCCCCCGCCACATCCGCATCAAACGCCGCCGCCACCAGCCCCCCATTCCGCAGCACCGTCTTCAGTGCCTCCACTGGCACCCCTCCAGATCCATCCGTCGAGAGGTAAATTGAAACCCCCTCCGGCCCCCGCTGCGCCCGATCCAGCACCGCTAGCGACATTGCATCAATCGGCGATTCTACTAGCAACACTCGGTTCACCGGCCCCTGCCCCGTGCCAATCCAAAACCATCCCTGGTCTCTAGCCGAGCCTGGCGCTAACCCATGGAAATGGTTCGCATCGCCCCACGTCCCCCGCAAACTGGCCCCTATGACCTCACCCCGGCTCCAAGTTTGGGCCTGCAACTGGTGGCGCAGAAATACGGCATTCTGATGGTCATCGGCAAAGATCAGGCCCCGCTCATTGAGCCGATCCACCAGCACTGCCGGTAGCTTGCGCCCCTCCACCAAATACTCCCGCACCCCTGCCCAGCGATGTTCATTTGCAGCAGGCACCTCCAATGTTCTGGGTTCTCGCTCTTCAGTTTGGGCATAGGTCGCTACGTGAGCAGGCCCTTGAGAAAAATCCTGCCCTGATAACCACTCCACCGCCTGCTTAAACTCCACCCCCTGCACATGCATCACCAGGTCGATTGCCCCACGCCCCCCGGCATCGTCGAGCCAGTCCATAAACAGCGGCCCGCTGATACTGATGATGTGGTCGCCATTGCGCCACTTGTGCTTGTCGTGGCGATCGCATTCCAGCCCCAAATGCGCCGCCACATCCTCTAAATCCGCTCCCCGCACCTCATCAGCAATCTCTTGCAGCGTTGGCCCTTGAGCAGGTTTTATGGGTTTGGGCTGGGGCAGATCGGGAGATGGTGAATCCTGCGCGGGTACCGCTGTCGCTTGCTCCTGCTGCCATAGCGGATCTGGGCCAGGTTGTGGTCCTAGGCCAGCAGGTTGCCCTGTCCGAAAGGGTTCTACATCAAACAAGCTCTGCACCTGAAATTCAGGCTCCTCAACGCTTGGGGTATCAACCACAGCTTCGGGTTCAGGCGGTGATGCTTCCTCCACAGCGATGGCTAGCGGTTGATGGGGGTGAACGGCGATCGCCCCCTCTCCATCAGCAATCACCACCTCTCCATGCCCGGTCAGTTTGTCCAAGTACTTGTGCAAACTCTGCACCGGGAACCCTGCCACTCGTACCCGTCCAAGTTCCTTGACCCCAGACTCCATACTGGTACCAATCATCTCCAGATGCTCAATCAAGGGCCAAGCGCCTTCAAAAAACGCCTCATAGAACCGCTGATCCGGCGACTTCACCAGCACGATCGCATCGGGATACTGCTCTTTCACCTCCAGGTATTGCCGCATGTCGCTGGGCATCTGCGATCGCTCATCCTCCGGTTCTTGCGGGGACACTTCGGGCTCCACCTGAGCCTGAATCTGAACCTGGGCTGCTTCGGCGAACCCCTGCTGCACAATGTTTTTGGAAAAAATCTGAGCAAAAGCGCGGTCTGGAATTCGCGACTCCCCGCCCTGCAAACTCTGCACCGCCGTCTCCTTAAACTCGATCTGACCTTCGCCGCGCACCCGAAACACCATCTCCGAGTCGATGAACATATCCCCGTTTTGAGTCAGGTAGTGGGTCAGGTACAGCTCATCGCCCTGCCGCTCGACCACCAGCGGAATAAACGGCTCATTCTCAATCCGCAGGTGAAACTCCTGGGAGGTCATCACGTCCTGCTCAATCCCCGCATTTCTCAAAAATCGTAGAATCCGTTTTTCCAGTTGGCCCATCGGGGGCGGATTGGGCACAACCGGGGACACCAAATCCTCTGCTGGTTCTACCGGTTCTGGGCTGGGTTGACTTGCGATCGCGGGCGCAACCGGCTGAGAAACAATCGGTGGCTTCACCTCCTGTATCTCCACCTTCTCCAAGGTCGGCAACGACACCCCCATTAACTGCCGCGCCACCTCCTTAAACTCAAACGCCGCCAGAGTGTAGTTCCGCTGCTGCATCACTACCCCCAACACCCGCTCCAAACGTTCTGGCGGGATGACGACTTCCATGCGATCGGCGACCGAGTAAAAATCCGACCCCGCTGCCACAATCAGCGCCTCATCTAGGTAGTACCGCCCGCCTGATTCCTTCGACTTGGGCGCTTGCAGAATGAACCCCTGCCCCGCCTGCTGCGGCTTCAGCAGCAACAACTCATCCAGGGTCTTCACCGTCCCCTGCCGATTGGTCAGATCGGTCAAGAACCGAAACACCTGCTGCGGCTCCTTCAACGCCACCGGCTCCTTGGTCAGCTCCGACTCAATATCAAAGCCCTTGGGCATAATCAGCCCTTGGCAGACCTCGCCCCGGTAGTCGGTATAGTTCACCAGCTTGCCGTTGGAGTATTTCTCAAACGCCTTGATCAAGTTGCCCGTGAAGATCTGCCGGTTGACCCGCCCTGCCTCCTGTTGCCTGTCGAACAGCGAGTACACGCTATTGCCGAACCAGTCCTCGGTTTGCACCGTGGCGTCGAGCGAGCCGCTTCGCCCGGTGTTGAACTTCGACAACGGCACCGTAATCTGCCTGGCCGAATCTGCCACCAAAATCCTCAACTTCCAGCGGTTCGGTG encodes the following:
- a CDS encoding strawberry notch C-terminal domain-containing protein, whose protein sequence is MNTPLSTGEAVAPSADTYDVQPRQVAYVPKSKGFSTQTLIPFNMASAAQQALERFEQHHGDIDTYLATRLGYGSVSELHGYFSAEQVDASALAISNIEQGAGFITGDQTGIGKGRICASIMRYAQQQGKIALFITKDKPLYADMMRDVGDIGMQRFTPFITDSGTEIPLANGASLKTAVAAKQQAEMQAMIQRGNLGRYSAVFTTYSQLQTVGKKEPLRRTFLRRMAPNAILILDEAHQAGGSKGGWKEAGPPDRADFVRELIDLSSGVFYSSATYAKRADVMDLYARRTDLRLGVSSMTALENILTRGGVPLQQIVASKFVASGQMLRRERSYEGISFQAKTVPVDREVADDFSAAMRAIKDFDRAKQKAVKAISDQAKAEAKALGQDRAIGDLGARSTNFTSLMHNCIEQGLLAQKADATVEEAIAALNRGEKPVITVANTMGSFIEAYAESQDLSPGDAMSLSFGDLLERYLERSRDVVVTDYQGHSTRLRLSDDQLGAEAVLAYEEALDCIRESDFTGIPISPIDYIEQQLERSGYQVTEVTGRKAGIEYGADGAMAYKVRLSEEKTAKGRIDAVARFNAGDADVILLNCSGSTGISLHASEKFADQRPRHMIVAQAERDINVFMQMLGRVHRTGQVALPNYTLLMGDLPAEKRPGAILCRKMASLNANTTAARETDISLNTVVDFMNPYGEQVVTELLADDPDLNAKLDFPSAQGDSGGSDIALIKKVTGRIPLLPIVEQEAVYSLIESEYRDLVDQARAMGENILEADQLDLDARPLARMEVMADDSETASEFTGPVYLELVEAKSESKPLTQLQAINAVRESVGLTEVTSVEAHDPDTLATQARQQVAATISQLESETAQYRQATIAQKQDSKAIEKLSDRIEQQFMHVSGVLETFVPGTPLRLVTPASKTILYGVVAGADAKKRSGSPAAPNRWKLRILVADSARQITVPLSKFNTGRSGSLDATVQTEDWFGNSVYSLFDRQQEAGRVNRQIFTGNLIKAFEKYSNGKLVNYTDYRGEVCQGLIMPKGFDIESELTKEPVALKEPQQVFRFLTDLTNRQGTVKTLDELLLLKPQQAGQGFILQAPKSKESGGRYYLDEALIVAAGSDFYSVADRMEVVIPPERLERVLGVVMQQRNYTLAAFEFKEVARQLMGVSLPTLEKVEIQEVKPPIVSQPVAPAIASQPSPEPVEPAEDLVSPVVPNPPPMGQLEKRILRFLRNAGIEQDVMTSQEFHLRIENEPFIPLVVERQGDELYLTHYLTQNGDMFIDSEMVFRVRGEGQIEFKETAVQSLQGGESRIPDRAFAQIFSKNIVQQGFAEAAQVQIQAQVEPEVSPQEPEDERSQMPSDMRQYLEVKEQYPDAIVLVKSPDQRFYEAFFEGAWPLIEHLEMIGTSMESGVKELGRVRVAGFPVQSLHKYLDKLTGHGEVVIADGEGAIAVHPHQPLAIAVEEASPPEPEAVVDTPSVEEPEFQVQSLFDVEPFRTGQPAGLGPQPGPDPLWQQEQATAVPAQDSPSPDLPQPKPIKPAQGPTLQEIADEVRGADLEDVAAHLGLECDRHDKHKWRNGDHIISISGPLFMDWLDDAGGRGAIDLVMHVQGVEFKQAVEWLSGQDFSQGPAHVATYAQTEEREPRTLEVPAANEHRWAGVREYLVEGRKLPAVLVDRLNERGLIFADDHQNAVFLRHQLQAQTWSRGEVIGASLRGTWGDANHFHGLAPGSARDQGWFWIGTGQGPVNRVLLVESPIDAMSLAVLDRAQRGPEGVSIYLSTDGSGGVPVEALKTVLRNGGLVAAAFDADVAGETMAWRVAQQVPGVERLTPNQGKDWNEVLINPEGAGNGWQQSHPELSKLWQWHGAAVALGRSEGYLSRITEVAREVVKGNGLSSNAKDAMTKDINQNLKAGESNLHSNLTRERCRPGHYEIGS
- a CDS encoding peroxidase family protein; this translates as MNGNESLNPSSGASFGAPSSHDSSGLGINETDLTSLGLSAQSNTARLLPVTPQVLPLTPSPIETEGFLVNPINPTTAFSADAPALPSLTGSTTGEDELIGQSLVVSPDSAVALSSIGGIVEDSILLLERLLDIYAPRLNASLTTDSGISGSDKITNDASISGTVIDYNTIVRFDVGLDNAPVGQYVSILDTLQSDRRFNLTASRINAIAGGQLADGAHTLKFIAADNRGNVSNPFTVAFTLDTIAPGVTLLTPLEGGDHSTTARLIGEVQETGSGLGIAQAIVDGQSTTVQVGSDKQFSQALNTNGLTVGNHQLVLNFADKAGNATTQTIDFQVANDFILGPTGSQGWVAETAETILIGEENSFVTATTLDIDLGQSAGSRTLRFDLDPRFDTSDTSRLAEDQLLVYLVDPSNPTQTLLGNGQPGTALFSLAGNKADYTPGLVRYDGRSVEIDLSSLKALNQGQLVFQLLNHDTDTGSYVRISNLTNSVDPDGVESPLFPVKPNLTPVGDAIDLSTLTVNPAVAVQLSNIRFNNVTGNYIAELRVKNQGDAINRQVAVVLQNLPAGVSLTNASGSDGNGNPYITLAPAIAPGGLLANALSDAVELTFSNPNLARLALSATVLSGGPNQAPVLPSIDPLTVRPGAKLTMPLTATDADGDSVTFSLRSNDPLPKGQLDGAGNLIFEPTPGQVGSYEFTLVASDGVLETTQTVSLTVEPDPVTTTRISGQILDTNGNPLVNLPLELGRLQTVTDAGGYFTFTLPNSSFPTEEIDITVPLGDPAFDPFFTGKQFIDLRRTTFDGTTGTSTTNPLRHPNLVTSFLDGGVVYGSNANRANALRTLDGTGRLKVSPNDLLPLNNAAYFPNGPLANENRSLDDPGMLFATGDERANENIALMSMHTVFVREHNRLADEIALANPGLSDNDIYEQARKLVTAQIQHITYAEYLPLLLGNATIPTYTGHNNTLDASVSHLFAASSFRFGHTQAFSEFLLKDDIGQVTGVSVREATFNPRLVQQNGIDSILRGLYEQQTQKIDTKVINELRNTLFGPPGSGGIDLDAVNIQRGRELGLPDYNQARIDFGLAPVTSFADITSDTTIQSALANLYGDVNNIDVFVGGLAEEALPGALVGELLQAVIADQFIRLRDGDKYWYENGQFTTAELAFIRGTTLATLVERNTDITDLPNYVFSSLISPIAPTAGGTTAAATVTDYAPIDGSGHNAATPGTVGSLMGVNYTQEYGDGIRTPGGADRPNARVISNTIFAQDTSIPDPNGMTGFMLIWGQFMSHDLSFTPAGSADTLKVFGDELTSGDYPFVAEKLNLLLGREVYAGVDNVIERPIYLPALDLASNSQTTDANGNTTVTNSVLSASVFVAANTLESREGTVFTGSLSITEVPPDFTPAALPEGLSPDLVVTIQPGDMVFTQPAPLSLPNRAGWAPGTEMDLWSINLNTGDFEVVGTGRVSVDGSIVETVEGGIRNSSWHFFARVPDEFEVLFAEQSCNSCTQTGGFNSEVEFQTGAVIETHALASYQSLGEDRGVQLVYDSLRADARPIVQVGFGEVDANALAPGFTERLRLIAEMTLDINGLGYTVPGYSGGLGLDGGEHFWRIPNQTGPVTGSLQADLRDIASGIYKFDLSAGIYLNSLDIQFVGSSKAQTGQLIHVNTVNSAFGSGWGIAGVQQIVENADGSLLLIDGDGSELLFKAPTRAGEHYQSPPGDFTVFEKLGDGTFQRTTKDQTVYTFDSSNRLISVVDRNGNRTQHIYNAAAQLEKIIDPANLETVFTYNGLGKVETITDPASRITRFQYDGAGNLTKITDPDASQRTFEYDTEHHMTGEIDQRGNREQAFYDAFGRATHAVQKDGSVVRVAPSLAQGLYRPEQTANPNGNAIASIGDPAVTTYADGNGSVSQSSLDAAGQMISAIDGGGFQGSIERNSSNLVTRRLGGRGQETLYTYDERGNLLSVDDEVSRANTPRSDFFTGRITRSNNPSSVVTADINNDGKLDYITTNDSRENGSLSIFYGDGQGNFSGGQPIFGLEAGSSVKTTDLDRDGNTDLIVLERGYGYLAANPSVNILWGDGNGGFDRSPLSHRKSRPYDDYSLLSQGDIDGDGDDDLLVKDYVIAAGGSYQEQVKALFNQGNRTFAEAVLVTGPEYYRSEIQLGDLDGDGDLDAIVQYGFDGAGAPIIQTFLYTGNNTFGTPNIALNTNTYYGLPQSPVWSFDVNQDGNDDVLLLNGSIPNNEAFEVHLSAGDGTFLTPARYSLGVDISDSQVLFEDVNSDGQKDVIAIDEATDQVAVSLSNGQSGFSAAALYDVGDYSSSVYDSDNIDLYKLGIASLKTADIDGNGAIDIVNTSYGDNTVTVLYNDGDGTFSNRVDYQSGQNPAAIAIGDVNQDGQLDAISAGENNIFLENIDGRLEAKFSGSSQADSVLAVNSAFSERAKTLADLNGDGLLDFVGFQNNGDLSIAYGGGGTFVPPLVRSIIGPDGADIEIGDINGDGFQDIVFAARFATLGSPHLKLWILKGDGTADLGTLESIDAGIFVDRLALGDFNGDGKLDVLLNNSSSSKLLLNNAAGTGAFTQVNLTNLPFYSNLLAVGDVNNDGRDEFIWERTETVDEREFKYLSAFSLRPDGSVAVVAEYDLDGGSEYSQLDSFSGSIAAAQVVDLNQDGRQDVVVTQSLNIRHQGTDLDRGYVSVFLAQAGAPAVRVDSPGLYDSSSKLNLGDVNADGQLDVVVNASNRTLLLLGEADGTFKPQNRADYRPLAFSNGAVFLADLDLDGDADLAEASSSELFVRLSNAVGVDAAPQVGARRYTYDAVFNQLTSMTDELGRQTLYAVDGTTGNRLAMTQVVGAVDSAANGETDDVVTSYTYTSNGLVDTITNPLSNVIDYDYNAQGLVTRITFAVGVNNVEAQRQFEYDVAGNLTAFLDENGHRTQYVYDTLNRVVQITEPDPDGAGLLTAPVTSFTYDARGNLATMTDARGNLTQYVYDKQNRLAETVDAKNNRTKYNYDLSGNLISVVDRLGRQVQYQYDSRNRQIAFFDAEGNKTRFQYDFDNNVIATIDPLDQRTTFVYDSRNRLTRQIDALEQSTQYRYDAVNNLTRVTNQNDHATRYAYDDLNRLTQTTDALDGVATFGYDKANNLTSRLDERGNPTAFAYDARNRLTQITDAMGGTTTYTYDGANNRLSTTDELNRTTTYNYDALNRLVQTTDPLNHSTIFGYDANDNLTRVTDALNRTTTYAYDPLNRQVTMVNALGDDSTTTYDAEGNITAVTDELNRTTTFRYDNRNLLTQIIDPLGHSTSRAYDVIGNLSAESDALGNTTQYGYDALYRQTQVIDALGETTQMTYDGVGNLASLSDASGNLTTFTYDALERLETETITVDGQALTRRYGYDATSNVTSLIDRNGRKQAFTYDALNRQTQEQWLDGQGNLLRAQTLTYDAASQLTAASDPVSTYAYTYDLAGRLTSVTNAGTPGVPSVVLSYGYDAVNNLTTVTDTINGVQAGTETASYDALNRVTKMTQSGAGVAAKRVEMAYDAASQMTGLSRYGSLTGTQVIAGTSYGYDLAGRLTDLTHQRGAIVIADYGFTYDAANRLTQLTTPDGTSNYSYNDRYELTNSDHSYQSDEAYNYDATGNRTSYTTGDHNRLLSDGTYSYEYDNEGNRTRRVEVATGEATEYTWDYRNRLTGVVSKDGAGTVTQTVLYAYDVYNRRLSSVMDADGAGAGAANKEHFVYDGSHIALVFDGAGNLTHRYFHGPQIDQVLAEETVGQTRWALGDHQGSVRDVINNTGTVLNHTTYDSFGKVTGESNPALDFRFGYTGRELDEESGLMQYRARYYDPAVGTFVGEDPLGFEAGDANLYRYVFNSPTNFTDPDGQLAVAYAIPLAVVGVAAIVGYSVLQPKETRLTDDDYRSLINGAEDFFQQCLATVTSGYNPDLDSNSPIWNKLPLPSLDWDEVLQAPPIDIRDLFPDGFGEGAQPDVDGFLPGIPSDAPDWLSQPFFESAADLQRGQASEARILDELGLTKNTQRVASPEGYSVPDALTDDISVEIKDTQRVSNTQQIRIQTDAARVSGRTSILITGENTRVSRSAQESFDQIIRRSDLGPQ